The proteins below come from a single Candidatus Planktophila dulcis genomic window:
- a CDS encoding SDR family oxidoreductase translates to MNTQNHQTSPEGRLYLVTGASGYVGGRLVRDLLSDKKRVRVFVRDAKKIQGQSWASQVEVVEGNASNVQDLERALAGVNTAYYLLHSINVATDFGDIESAMARSFALASEAAHVAQIIYLGGIANDENRSRHLTSRMNTGSQLASTSVPVLELRAGIIIGSGSASFEMLRHLTHRLPIMTTPKWVSNRTQPIAIRDVLYYLRSAANLTKPENRICDIGGPEVVTYAAMMQNFSKLSGLRKRIIIQVPVLTPKLSSLWIGFVTPVPTSLARPLVESLISEVVVDSRKSVTELIPLPPEGLLTVSQAIELALTRVAENHVDTRWSDASFPMAPWQKAQSDPDWAGELMLKDHREIESDVSIEKIWEQIEGIGGERGWFGSGWLWYLRGLIDRMVGGVGLRRGRRDPVHLRVGDTVDFWRVEAMEHGKSLRLYAEMILPGKAWLEFTLSESDGKSVVTQDALFEPRGLGGQIYWYLVSPFHFFIFPTMLRNIVKAARKSHTS, encoded by the coding sequence ATGAATACGCAGAATCACCAGACATCGCCTGAGGGGCGTCTCTACCTTGTTACCGGCGCATCTGGATATGTGGGTGGTCGTTTAGTCCGAGATCTGCTCAGCGATAAGAAGCGTGTGCGCGTATTTGTGCGCGATGCCAAGAAGATTCAAGGTCAGAGTTGGGCCTCACAGGTTGAAGTCGTTGAAGGTAATGCAAGTAATGTGCAAGATCTCGAGCGCGCACTTGCAGGCGTGAATACTGCTTATTACTTGCTGCACTCCATTAACGTTGCAACAGACTTCGGAGATATTGAATCTGCGATGGCACGCAGCTTTGCACTCGCCTCAGAGGCAGCACATGTGGCACAAATTATTTATCTTGGTGGAATTGCTAACGATGAGAATCGAAGCCGCCACTTAACCTCACGAATGAATACTGGCTCTCAACTGGCATCGACATCAGTGCCTGTTCTTGAGCTGCGAGCCGGCATCATTATTGGTTCAGGGTCAGCATCCTTTGAGATGTTGCGCCACTTAACTCACCGTCTGCCGATTATGACTACTCCTAAGTGGGTCTCAAATCGCACGCAACCGATTGCTATTCGCGATGTGCTCTACTACCTGCGCAGCGCTGCCAATTTAACAAAACCTGAAAATCGCATCTGCGATATTGGTGGACCTGAAGTTGTTACCTATGCCGCGATGATGCAGAACTTCTCCAAGCTATCTGGACTTCGTAAGCGCATCATCATTCAAGTTCCAGTTCTGACACCAAAGCTTTCAAGTCTATGGATTGGCTTTGTAACGCCTGTGCCCACTTCTCTTGCAAGACCCCTTGTGGAGTCGCTGATTAGTGAGGTCGTTGTTGATTCTCGTAAGAGCGTTACTGAGTTAATTCCTCTTCCACCTGAAGGTCTTTTGACTGTCTCGCAAGCGATTGAGTTAGCACTGACCCGAGTTGCAGAAAATCACGTTGACACACGGTGGTCTGATGCATCTTTCCCCATGGCACCGTGGCAGAAGGCGCAGAGCGATCCTGATTGGGCAGGTGAGCTAATGCTCAAGGATCATCGCGAAATTGAATCCGATGTTTCTATCGAAAAGATTTGGGAACAGATCGAAGGCATTGGCGGAGAACGCGGATGGTTTGGCTCTGGCTGGCTCTGGTATTTGCGTGGCCTGATCGATCGCATGGTCGGTGGAGTTGGACTTCGTCGTGGTCGTCGCGATCCTGTGCACTTGCGTGTTGGTGACACCGTTGATTTCTGGCGGGTGGAGGCGATGGAACATGGAAAGAGTCTGCGTCTCTATGCTGAAATGATTCTTCCCGGCAAGGCTTGGCTTGAATTCACATTGAGTGAAAGCGATGGCAAGAGCGTTGTGACGCAAGATGCACTCTTTGAACCACGTGGATTAGGTGGCCAGATTTATTGGTATCTAGTCTCACCATTTCACTTCTTTATCTTTCCTACGATGCTGCGCAATATCGTTAAAGCTGCTCGTAAATCCCACACTTCATAG
- a CDS encoding MFS transporter — protein sequence MTHKITRDRYFWTVALQTVCVNIFLGSFGPSQPLLRADQGTSLTIAGLHGTAMGVASILAGLVNPHLAHRFGRPVTAWIGIGFFSVGLIAFVASPSVLFSIPAALIAGFGISITINNAITAITTHYKEMSPMALTQANAIASCGYVSGTLIVGTIANNYRDFWRFGMLIALPLAAFLFFGMRDKTTEVHIPHEDGSQSGKLSRAFWISWVGYVACISSEFAISFWAAALIIDRTGATPAISTLTVAALGTGMALGRWYGGRILKRWQIDTQLNTFIGIQAVGFTIVWFSHNLQISFIGVLIAGLGISNQFALASLRMIAFSDNRPDLAIGRSSIAAGIAIGGSPFLLGVLGDAFGISRAYLMVPVLILIAYGIVKIAPSYVPQKVLIDNEL from the coding sequence GTGACTCATAAGATCACTCGCGACAGATATTTCTGGACTGTCGCTCTACAAACAGTCTGCGTCAATATCTTCCTTGGAAGCTTTGGTCCTTCTCAGCCACTCCTACGTGCAGATCAAGGAACATCACTAACTATTGCAGGCCTTCACGGAACTGCGATGGGTGTTGCATCTATCTTGGCAGGCCTTGTTAATCCTCACCTAGCTCATCGCTTTGGACGCCCTGTCACTGCATGGATCGGTATTGGATTCTTCTCCGTGGGACTTATTGCATTCGTTGCATCGCCTTCTGTTCTCTTCTCTATTCCCGCAGCCCTCATCGCAGGCTTTGGAATCTCCATCACAATTAACAATGCAATTACTGCAATTACCACTCACTACAAAGAGATGTCGCCTATGGCGCTCACACAAGCAAATGCCATTGCATCATGCGGGTATGTCTCAGGAACTTTGATTGTTGGAACGATTGCCAATAACTACCGCGACTTCTGGCGCTTTGGAATGCTCATCGCACTTCCTCTTGCAGCATTTCTCTTCTTTGGAATGCGCGATAAGACAACAGAAGTACACATTCCTCACGAAGATGGTTCTCAATCAGGAAAGCTCTCTCGTGCTTTCTGGATCTCATGGGTTGGCTATGTTGCCTGTATTTCAAGTGAGTTTGCTATTTCATTCTGGGCAGCAGCGCTCATCATCGATCGCACAGGTGCAACACCTGCTATTTCAACTCTGACCGTTGCAGCACTCGGCACTGGAATGGCGCTGGGTCGTTGGTATGGCGGGCGGATATTAAAGCGCTGGCAGATCGATACGCAGCTCAATACCTTTATTGGAATTCAAGCTGTGGGTTTCACCATCGTCTGGTTCTCACATAATTTACAGATCAGCTTTATTGGTGTGCTCATTGCTGGCCTTGGTATCTCTAACCAATTCGCACTGGCATCCCTTCGCATGATTGCCTTTAGCGATAACAGACCAGATCTTGCAATTGGTCGCAGCTCTATCGCTGCAGGTATTGCAATCGGTGGATCACCATTCTTACTCGGTGTTCTCGGTGATGCTTTCGGCATATCTCGTGCCTATTTGATGGTGCCGGTATTGATTCTTATTGCTTATGGCATCGTGAAGATTGCGCCATCATATGTCCCACAGAAAGTCCTTATAGATAATGAACTTTAA
- the groL gene encoding chaperonin GroEL (60 kDa chaperone family; promotes refolding of misfolded polypeptides especially under stressful conditions; forms two stacked rings of heptamers to form a barrel-shaped 14mer; ends can be capped by GroES; misfolded proteins enter the barrel where they are refolded when GroES binds) has translation MAKMIAFNEEARRGLERGMNVLADAVKVTLGPRGRNVVLEKKWGAPTITNDGVSIAKEIELDDPWEKIGAELVKEVAKKTDDVAGDGTTTATVLAQALVREGLRNVAAGSNPMALKRGIEKAVTAIVTELGAMAKSVDSKEQIAATASISAADATIGQMIAEAMDKVGKEGVITVEESNTFGLELELTEGMRFDKGYVSPYFVTDTDRMEAVLEDAYILITSNKIGNIKELVPVLEKVMQSGKPLAILAEDIEGEALATLVVNKIKGTFKSAAVKAPGFGDRRKAMLQDIAILTGATVISDEVGLKLETAGLELLGRARKVVISKDETTIIEGLGDEAQLKGRVTQIRTEIENSDSDYDKEKLQERLAKLAGGVAVIKAGAATEVELKERKHRIEDAVRNAKAAVEEGIVAGGGVALLQAATAAFKKLKLEGDEATGAKIVELSIEAPLKQIAVNAGLEGGVVVEKVRHLDAGFGLNAATGEYVDMIKAGIIDPAKVTRSALQNAASIAALFITTEAVITDKPEPKSSNPMPQGGGDMDF, from the coding sequence ATGGCAAAGATGATTGCCTTTAATGAAGAAGCCCGCCGCGGTCTAGAGCGCGGAATGAACGTACTCGCAGATGCAGTCAAGGTAACCCTTGGACCCCGCGGACGTAACGTCGTACTTGAAAAGAAGTGGGGCGCACCAACTATTACTAACGATGGCGTCTCCATCGCTAAGGAAATTGAATTAGATGATCCTTGGGAGAAGATCGGTGCGGAGCTCGTTAAGGAAGTTGCTAAGAAGACAGATGATGTCGCAGGCGACGGAACAACGACTGCAACTGTTCTAGCTCAGGCTCTCGTTCGCGAAGGACTTCGCAACGTTGCAGCAGGATCAAACCCAATGGCGCTAAAGCGCGGAATTGAAAAGGCAGTAACAGCGATTGTGACCGAGCTCGGTGCAATGGCAAAGAGCGTTGACTCTAAAGAGCAGATTGCAGCAACTGCATCTATCTCTGCAGCAGATGCGACGATCGGCCAGATGATCGCTGAGGCGATGGATAAGGTCGGCAAGGAAGGCGTCATCACTGTTGAGGAGTCCAATACATTCGGTCTTGAGCTAGAGCTCACTGAAGGTATGCGCTTTGATAAGGGTTATGTCTCACCATATTTCGTCACAGATACAGATCGCATGGAAGCAGTTCTTGAAGATGCTTACATCTTGATCACCAGCAACAAGATTGGAAATATCAAGGAGCTCGTTCCTGTGCTTGAGAAGGTCATGCAATCAGGTAAGCCACTTGCAATCTTGGCTGAAGATATTGAAGGCGAAGCACTTGCAACTCTCGTGGTCAATAAGATCAAGGGAACATTTAAATCAGCAGCTGTTAAGGCTCCAGGCTTTGGAGATCGTCGTAAGGCGATGCTTCAAGACATTGCAATCCTTACAGGTGCGACAGTGATCTCTGATGAAGTAGGTCTGAAGCTTGAAACAGCTGGACTTGAACTTCTTGGTCGCGCTCGCAAGGTTGTTATTTCTAAGGATGAGACAACAATCATCGAAGGTCTTGGCGATGAAGCACAGCTCAAGGGCCGTGTTACTCAGATACGCACAGAGATCGAAAACTCAGATTCAGATTATGACAAGGAAAAGCTTCAGGAGCGCCTTGCAAAGCTTGCTGGAGGAGTTGCTGTCATCAAGGCAGGAGCTGCAACAGAAGTTGAACTTAAAGAGCGCAAGCACCGCATCGAAGATGCTGTTCGCAACGCAAAGGCTGCGGTAGAAGAAGGAATCGTCGCCGGTGGTGGCGTTGCACTTCTTCAGGCAGCAACTGCAGCATTTAAGAAGCTCAAGCTTGAAGGCGATGAAGCAACAGGTGCAAAGATTGTTGAACTCTCCATCGAAGCACCACTGAAGCAGATTGCAGTGAACGCTGGTCTTGAAGGTGGAGTTGTTGTTGAGAAGGTTCGCCACTTAGATGCTGGCTTTGGCCTTAATGCAGCAACTGGAGAATATGTAGACATGATTAAGGCTGGCATCATCGATCCAGCTAAGGTCACACGTTCTGCTCTTCAAAATGCAGCATCGATTGCAGCTCTCTTTATTACAACAGAGGCAGTCATCACAGATAAGCCAGAACCAAAGTCATCTAACCCAATGCCACAAGGCGGCGGGGATATGGACTTCTAA
- the serC gene encoding phosphoserine transaminase, whose product MSADIVIPDNLKPKDGRFGCGPSKIRPEALATLTAPGSNYILGTSHRQKPVKNVVKSVREGLNSLFSLPEGYEVILGNGGSTAFWDIATFGLIEDRSQHLVFGEFSSKFASAAKEAPFLGEPTVVKSEPGTHPTASAEAGIDVYALTHNETSTGVAMPIKRPAGTDGALVLVDATSAAGGLDVDAKEFDTYYFAPQKSFASDGGLWLALMSPAAIARAEKIKASGRWIPAFFDLGTAIENSRLDQTYNTPALITLMLLDEQLKWMNTNGGLKFAAGRSADSASRLYGWAEKTSYTTPFVTDPAQRSKVVGTINFDDAIDATKVAAALRANGIVDTEPYRKLGKNQLRIGMFPAIDPSDIDALTASIDYVVANLS is encoded by the coding sequence ATGAGCGCAGACATTGTTATTCCAGATAATCTCAAGCCAAAAGATGGTCGTTTCGGTTGTGGTCCTTCAAAGATTCGCCCCGAAGCACTTGCAACACTAACTGCGCCTGGAAGTAACTACATCCTTGGAACATCACACAGACAAAAGCCTGTGAAGAACGTTGTCAAAAGCGTTCGCGAAGGTCTGAACTCACTCTTCTCACTACCTGAAGGTTATGAAGTAATACTCGGCAACGGTGGATCGACAGCGTTCTGGGATATCGCAACATTTGGTCTCATTGAAGATCGTTCACAGCACTTAGTTTTCGGTGAATTCTCATCCAAGTTTGCATCTGCTGCAAAGGAAGCACCATTTCTTGGTGAGCCAACAGTTGTTAAATCTGAACCCGGCACACACCCTACAGCTAGCGCTGAAGCAGGCATCGATGTTTACGCTCTCACTCATAACGAGACTTCAACGGGTGTTGCAATGCCAATCAAGCGCCCAGCAGGAACAGATGGCGCACTTGTGCTCGTTGATGCAACATCTGCTGCAGGCGGACTTGATGTTGATGCAAAAGAATTTGATACCTATTACTTCGCACCACAGAAGTCATTTGCATCAGATGGTGGTCTCTGGCTTGCACTGATGAGCCCTGCTGCCATTGCACGTGCTGAGAAGATCAAAGCATCAGGACGTTGGATCCCAGCATTCTTCGATCTTGGAACAGCGATTGAAAATTCACGACTTGATCAGACTTATAACACTCCAGCTCTTATCACTTTGATGTTGCTCGATGAGCAGCTCAAGTGGATGAATACAAACGGTGGTTTGAAGTTCGCTGCAGGTCGTAGTGCAGATTCAGCATCTCGCCTCTATGGATGGGCTGAAAAGACAAGCTACACAACTCCATTTGTGACAGACCCAGCACAGCGCTCCAAGGTTGTTGGCACAATCAACTTCGATGATGCAATCGATGCAACAAAGGTTGCAGCTGCCCTTCGCGCCAATGGAATTGTTGATACAGAGCCTTATCGCAAGCTCGGTAAGAACCAGCTTCGTATTGGAATGTTCCCTGCAATCGACCCATCAGATATTGATGCCCTCACAGCATCTATCGACTACGTCGTAGCTAACCTTTCATAG
- a CDS encoding DUF3027 domain-containing protein, with product MKTFDAQTVARDAALLEAEFATQVGDFVSVDYDDDNRVATYLFIADIAGYRGWRWCITVAKVDDDAQATVCDVVILPGPDSLLAPDHIPYMERILPEDIQPGVIVPSVLEDTRLVPGINALAQDEGLDATEVFDLGLMRPRVLSIEGRDQASKRWYLGDRGPNTPLAQGAPKPCASCGFFIPIAGSLRSSFGVCANAIAPDDARVVSVDHGCGAHSEATL from the coding sequence ATGAAGACATTTGATGCACAGACCGTTGCACGCGATGCCGCACTTCTTGAGGCAGAGTTTGCAACACAGGTCGGCGACTTTGTCTCAGTTGATTACGATGATGACAATCGCGTAGCGACATATTTATTTATTGCAGATATCGCTGGATACCGTGGATGGCGTTGGTGCATCACCGTTGCAAAAGTTGATGACGATGCGCAAGCAACCGTCTGTGATGTTGTAATCTTGCCAGGGCCTGATTCACTTCTAGCGCCCGATCACATTCCTTATATGGAACGAATCCTTCCTGAAGATATACAGCCAGGAGTAATTGTTCCAAGCGTTCTTGAAGATACTCGCCTTGTTCCTGGCATTAATGCACTTGCGCAAGATGAAGGCCTTGATGCCACTGAAGTATTTGATTTAGGTTTGATGCGTCCACGCGTTCTCTCAATTGAAGGTCGCGATCAAGCAAGCAAGCGTTGGTATTTAGGTGATCGCGGACCGAATACTCCTCTTGCACAAGGTGCTCCTAAGCCATGTGCTTCATGTGGATTCTTTATTCCTATTGCAGGTTCACTTCGATCATCATTTGGTGTCTGCGCCAATGCGATTGCACCTGATGATGCACGCGTAGTTTCAGTCGACCATGGCTGCGGCGCGCATAGCGAAGCAACGCTCTAA
- a CDS encoding DUF2530 domain-containing protein, giving the protein MASNIKSVVTLIAIGSICWLAAGVVAIAAGAESKIIWTCVVGAVLGAMGIRYSIRRSRRTGI; this is encoded by the coding sequence ATGGCATCAAACATTAAATCTGTTGTAACTCTAATCGCTATTGGCTCCATCTGCTGGCTTGCAGCAGGAGTAGTTGCTATTGCAGCAGGGGCTGAGTCCAAGATTATTTGGACATGCGTAGTGGGCGCAGTTTTAGGTGCGATGGGTATTCGTTACTCAATACGACGATCACGTCGCACGGGTATTTAA
- a CDS encoding MFS transporter, with amino-acid sequence MRIKVDENGNWRSFRHRNFRILYPANAMSNIGTWAQRVAQDWLVLELTDNNGFYLGLVTAIQFAPVLLFSLQGGAMADRIDKRKLLIWTNIVAALACYTLGILVVAEVIQLWHVFVCAAVLGISSALDAPIRQSFTAEIVGHSDVANAVSLNSANFNAGRLVGPALSGFLIARFDTGPSFLINATTYLFVILSLFFMRSSDFFIQKKEETLGTIREGLRYAKARPDLYVVMALVFFAATFGLNFQIFNALMASKEFGKGPAEFGLLGTYIAVGSLTGALLSARLERFRDAKLVMRLGVWFSIVVIVLSVMPTYTWYSLWLPVCGISALTMLISANSYVQVNSDPAVRGRVMGIYLLVFMGGTPVGSLLIGYLTEALGTRETIALCGGFSLLMCVLIWVFFNDKVERPADLRVSSVLREQ; translated from the coding sequence ATGCGAATTAAGGTTGATGAGAACGGAAACTGGCGCTCGTTTCGCCATCGCAACTTCCGCATCCTCTACCCAGCCAATGCGATGTCGAATATCGGCACATGGGCACAGCGCGTTGCACAAGATTGGCTTGTTCTAGAGCTAACTGACAATAACGGTTTCTATCTCGGCCTTGTCACAGCTATCCAATTCGCACCTGTGCTGCTCTTTAGTCTGCAAGGTGGTGCGATGGCAGATCGCATCGATAAGCGAAAGTTATTGATCTGGACAAATATCGTCGCTGCCCTTGCCTGTTACACACTTGGCATTTTGGTTGTGGCAGAGGTAATTCAACTCTGGCATGTCTTTGTTTGTGCAGCTGTCTTAGGTATTTCATCAGCGCTAGATGCTCCCATTCGTCAGAGCTTTACGGCTGAGATTGTCGGTCACTCAGATGTTGCTAATGCAGTCAGTCTGAACTCAGCGAATTTCAATGCAGGACGCTTAGTAGGACCGGCTCTCTCTGGTTTTCTCATCGCCCGCTTTGATACAGGCCCTTCCTTTCTTATCAATGCAACTACTTATCTCTTTGTAATCCTTTCGCTATTTTTTATGCGCTCATCCGACTTCTTTATCCAGAAGAAGGAAGAGACTCTTGGCACCATTCGAGAAGGTCTTCGCTATGCCAAAGCTCGCCCTGATCTCTATGTTGTGATGGCGCTAGTCTTTTTTGCAGCAACCTTTGGTCTGAACTTTCAAATCTTTAATGCGTTGATGGCTTCTAAAGAATTTGGAAAAGGCCCTGCAGAGTTTGGCCTTCTTGGAACTTATATTGCAGTGGGTTCATTAACGGGTGCGCTACTGAGTGCTCGTCTTGAGCGCTTTAGAGATGCAAAGCTTGTGATGCGACTTGGTGTGTGGTTTTCAATTGTGGTCATTGTTCTATCAGTGATGCCTACCTATACCTGGTACTCACTCTGGTTACCTGTTTGTGGAATATCAGCGCTCACAATGTTGATTAGCGCTAATTCTTATGTGCAGGTCAATAGCGATCCTGCTGTGCGAGGGCGCGTAATGGGTATTTATCTCTTGGTATTTATGGGAGGAACTCCGGTTGGTTCACTTCTCATTGGTTATCTGACTGAAGCGCTGGGAACGAGAGAGACGATTGCGCTCTGCGGTGGATTCTCGTTGTTGATGTGTGTGCTGATCTGGGTCTTCTTCAACGACAAAGTTGAACGTCCTGCAGATTTACGAGTCTCTAGCGTCCTAAGAGAACAATAA
- the pdxH gene encoding pyridoxamine 5'-phosphate oxidase: MSQDDQQVNGQLERDAIRAMRRSYGEVGLESLPNDPFEAFHSWLREAAANAFIVEANAMVLSTLGTDENGADAITTRTVLLKDVSQGGFTFFSNYGSRKAQAIELNAQVTLLFPWYAMERQVSISGFAEKIARQESEDYFATRPWSSQIGAWASAQSAPLASREELEQRFKGASEKWPEGTTVPCPPQWGGYRVTPVNIEFWQGRYSRLHDRLRYERSNIASDWEVHRYYP, encoded by the coding sequence ATGAGCCAAGATGACCAACAGGTAAACGGACAGTTAGAACGCGATGCCATCCGGGCAATGCGTCGCTCCTATGGCGAGGTTGGCCTTGAATCGTTACCCAACGATCCCTTCGAAGCCTTTCACTCGTGGCTACGTGAAGCTGCAGCCAATGCCTTTATCGTCGAAGCAAATGCGATGGTGCTCTCAACTCTTGGCACAGATGAGAACGGCGCAGATGCCATCACCACACGAACAGTTTTGCTTAAAGATGTCTCACAAGGTGGTTTTACCTTCTTTAGCAATTATGGATCTCGCAAAGCTCAAGCAATCGAATTGAATGCGCAAGTCACACTCCTGTTTCCTTGGTATGCGATGGAGCGACAAGTTTCCATCAGCGGATTTGCAGAAAAAATTGCGCGGCAAGAATCAGAAGATTATTTTGCAACGCGTCCATGGTCATCACAGATTGGTGCATGGGCATCTGCGCAGTCGGCTCCCCTAGCATCTCGCGAAGAACTCGAACAACGCTTTAAGGGCGCATCGGAGAAGTGGCCTGAAGGAACAACAGTTCCTTGTCCACCACAGTGGGGCGGCTATCGTGTGACGCCGGTCAACATTGAATTCTGGCAGGGCCGTTACTCACGCCTGCATGATCGCCTTCGCTATGAGCGGTCTAACATCGCATCCGATTGGGAAGTACATAGGTACTACCCGTAG
- a CDS encoding citrate synthase 2, translating into MSDDFKPGLEGVIAFESEIAEPDKEGSALRYRGVDIDDLVGRVSFGNVWGLLVDDEFNPGLPNAEPFPLPVHSGDVRVDIQSAIAMLAPAWGFKPILDISDEEARSNLARTSVMVLSYLAQAARGLFNPMIPESEVDKAHTVVERMMIRWRGEPDPLHVRAIDAYFVSAAEHGMNASTFTGRVIASTGADVCAALSGAIGAMSGPLHGGAPSRVLHMIEEVEKTGNAEAYVKDLLDRKERLMGFGHRVYRAEDPRARTLRRTAKELNAPRYAVAEALEKAALKELHERQPDRVLETNVEFWAAIILDFAEVPAPLFTSMFTAARTAGWSAHILEQKRTGRLIRPSARYVGKAPRKPEDVQGWDASVEQLHK; encoded by the coding sequence GTGTCAGATGATTTCAAGCCAGGTCTTGAAGGCGTAATTGCATTCGAATCAGAGATTGCAGAGCCAGATAAAGAAGGTAGCGCGCTTCGTTACCGCGGTGTTGATATCGATGATCTCGTAGGTCGCGTCTCATTTGGAAACGTATGGGGACTTCTTGTTGATGATGAATTTAATCCAGGGCTACCTAACGCTGAGCCATTCCCACTTCCTGTTCACTCAGGTGATGTGCGCGTAGATATTCAATCTGCGATTGCAATGCTTGCACCAGCCTGGGGCTTTAAGCCAATTCTTGATATTTCAGATGAAGAAGCTCGTAGCAACCTTGCACGTACTTCAGTCATGGTTCTTTCATACCTTGCACAAGCGGCTCGTGGACTTTTCAATCCAATGATTCCTGAGTCTGAAGTTGATAAGGCACATACTGTTGTTGAGCGCATGATGATTCGTTGGCGCGGAGAGCCAGATCCATTACACGTTCGCGCAATCGATGCTTACTTTGTATCTGCTGCAGAGCACGGAATGAATGCATCAACATTTACAGGCCGCGTTATTGCATCTACTGGTGCTGATGTGTGTGCTGCACTCTCTGGTGCAATCGGTGCAATGTCAGGTCCACTTCACGGTGGTGCGCCATCTCGCGTATTGCACATGATCGAAGAAGTTGAAAAGACTGGTAACGCTGAGGCCTACGTCAAGGATCTTCTAGATCGCAAGGAACGCCTTATGGGATTTGGTCACCGCGTCTATCGCGCTGAAGATCCACGCGCTCGCACACTTCGTCGTACAGCGAAAGAACTTAACGCTCCACGTTACGCAGTAGCTGAAGCGCTAGAGAAGGCAGCGCTTAAAGAACTTCACGAGCGTCAACCAGATCGCGTTCTTGAGACCAACGTTGAATTCTGGGCAGCAATTATCTTGGACTTCGCAGAAGTTCCAGCACCGCTCTTTACATCGATGTTTACAGCAGCTCGTACTGCTGGCTGGTCTGCACACATCCTTGAGCAAAAGCGCACCGGTCGTTTGATCCGTCCATCTGCTCGCTACGTCGGAAAGGCTCCTCGTAAGCCTGAAGATGTACAGGGCTGGGATGCTTCTGTTGAGCAACTTCATAAGTAA
- a CDS encoding cold-shock protein, which yields MPTGKVKWFSLEKGFGFIASDEGEDVYLASSALPEGVSTVKPGTKLEFSVIDSRKGPQAMSVHIVDAPVSLAENSRVNNDDLAAMIEDTIKILDRVGNGLRQGRHPSGAEAERLGRVLRGIASQLEA from the coding sequence ATGCCTACAGGAAAAGTTAAATGGTTTTCCCTTGAAAAAGGTTTTGGATTTATTGCCTCCGATGAAGGCGAAGATGTTTATTTAGCATCATCAGCACTTCCTGAAGGTGTTTCAACTGTTAAGCCTGGCACCAAGCTTGAGTTCTCTGTGATTGATTCACGTAAGGGACCACAGGCAATGTCAGTGCATATTGTTGATGCACCAGTTTCACTTGCTGAAAATTCACGTGTGAATAACGATGATCTTGCAGCGATGATTGAAGACACCATCAAGATTCTAGATCGCGTTGGAAATGGTCTTCGTCAAGGACGCCATCCATCAGGTGCTGAGGCAGAACGCCTTGGCCGTGTATTGCGTGGCATTGCTTCTCAGCTAGAGGCTTAA
- a CDS encoding DUF3263 domain-containing protein gives MSALENNETAGSHLTDLETRILDFERNWWRFAGAKETAIKELFDLTAPRYYQLLNDLIDRDDALAASPMLVKRLRRLREARMQARTAL, from the coding sequence ATGTCTGCGCTAGAAAATAACGAGACGGCTGGTTCACACTTGACCGACCTCGAAACGCGCATCCTGGACTTCGAACGCAATTGGTGGCGCTTTGCTGGAGCTAAAGAGACTGCGATTAAAGAGCTCTTTGACCTCACAGCCCCTCGCTACTACCAACTCCTGAATGACCTGATCGATCGCGATGATGCCCTTGCCGCCTCTCCGATGCTGGTCAAGCGCCTTCGCCGCCTGCGCGAGGCCCGCATGCAAGCCCGCACAGCCCTCTAA